The following are from one region of the Candidatus Binatia bacterium genome:
- a CDS encoding type II toxin-antitoxin system RelE/ParE family toxin gives MATLKDVRAKARVLVQLDRLRVGLPGDWKAVGAGVFELRIREGKGYRVYFAREKMTVVVLLCAGEKSTQGRDITRARSYWREYRRQA, from the coding sequence ATGGCGACGCTGAAGGATGTGCGTGCGAAGGCCCGGGTCCTCGTTCAACTCGATCGCCTGCGGGTGGGACTTCCGGGCGATTGGAAAGCGGTCGGTGCGGGGGTGTTCGAGCTGCGGATTCGGGAAGGCAAGGGATATCGCGTCTACTTCGCAAGGGAGAAAATGACCGTCGTCGTGCTTCTTTGTGCGGGAGAGAAATCCACTCAGGGCCGCGACATCACGCGAGCCCGGTCGTATTGGCGAGAGTATCGGAGGCAAGCATGA